One Oryzomonas sagensis DNA segment encodes these proteins:
- a CDS encoding PilZ domain-containing protein, with protein MSSTRKFSRVPFRVNATVKTADRQFYGNVENLSMSGMLLITEERLPEGEPVEITIVLTGTSPELFVGFSGKVSREAENGIAFTFEKIDLDSYTHLKNIIAYNSDDAEKAMEEIYHSIDEKFAAEK; from the coding sequence ATGAGTAGTACGAGAAAGTTTTCCCGCGTCCCTTTTCGGGTCAATGCCACCGTCAAGACGGCGGACCGCCAGTTTTACGGCAATGTGGAGAACCTCAGCATGAGCGGCATGCTGCTCATCACCGAGGAGCGTTTGCCGGAAGGGGAACCGGTGGAAATCACCATCGTCCTGACGGGGACGTCCCCCGAACTGTTTGTCGGCTTCAGCGGCAAGGTAAGCCGGGAGGCCGAGAACGGTATCGCGTTCACCTTCGAGAAGATAGATCTGGATTCCTATACCCACCTCAAGAATATCATTGCCTATAACAGCGACGATGCCGAGAAGGCAATGGAGGAGATTTACCACTCCATCGACGAAAAGTTTGCCGCGGAAAAGTGA
- a CDS encoding class II fructose-bisphosphate aldolase, producing MAYAADFEKALQVGRPPTICGLFPNSKALIVSGKVIDRAMLAKGKAVALAANGRNYFVIRGALAAAQRANAPLIIEIAKSEGGQKAYCAVNYWNIARIVDALCNELGITVPVAIHADHYGIKNDKDLTAAKVEVPTMFEAGITSIAIDASHLPDDQNLLANLEINPFIPAWAGLETEVGEIKGKEGLSTVPEAKFLIQGLNAHEIFPDWIALNNGTTHGLEASDAGIQVALTADIHHALAPYKLSGAQHGTSGNSSERLREIAQKTATTKANVATALQMISWGLEVNDYGNAQLDGNGNFIKVPGEGVTEELWAEMVAYADSKGWKKGDYKNLNLPFENKLLAQPKAIRERMAKRVEEFAYKMMTEVLNSRDTAPLALEAILKAGSHDLGPKGSQVEDPAHWTREQIVERAKSIAGDKGPEGNFED from the coding sequence AGGTGGGGCGTCCCCCCACTATCTGTGGTCTCTTTCCCAACTCCAAGGCACTGATCGTCAGCGGCAAGGTCATTGACCGGGCCATGCTCGCCAAGGGCAAGGCGGTGGCGCTGGCCGCCAACGGCCGCAACTACTTCGTCATCCGCGGAGCACTTGCCGCCGCCCAGCGCGCCAATGCACCGCTTATCATCGAGATCGCCAAGTCCGAGGGTGGGCAGAAAGCCTACTGCGCCGTCAACTACTGGAACATAGCCCGTATCGTCGATGCCCTCTGCAACGAACTGGGGATCACCGTGCCAGTCGCCATCCACGCCGACCACTACGGGATCAAGAACGACAAGGACCTGACGGCAGCCAAGGTGGAGGTCCCGACCATGTTCGAGGCGGGGATCACCTCCATCGCCATCGACGCCTCCCATCTCCCCGACGATCAGAATCTGCTGGCCAACCTGGAGATCAACCCGTTTATCCCCGCATGGGCCGGGCTTGAGACCGAGGTGGGCGAGATCAAAGGGAAAGAGGGGCTTTCCACCGTCCCCGAGGCCAAGTTCCTGATCCAGGGGCTGAACGCCCATGAGATCTTCCCCGACTGGATCGCCCTGAACAACGGGACCACCCACGGCCTGGAAGCGAGCGACGCCGGCATCCAGGTCGCTCTTACCGCCGACATCCACCACGCCCTGGCCCCCTACAAGTTGAGCGGCGCCCAGCACGGCACCTCGGGCAACAGTTCCGAGCGCCTGCGGGAGATCGCCCAGAAGACCGCCACCACCAAGGCCAATGTGGCCACCGCCCTGCAGATGATCTCCTGGGGGTTGGAGGTGAACGACTACGGCAACGCCCAACTGGACGGAAACGGCAACTTCATCAAGGTGCCGGGCGAGGGGGTGACCGAGGAGTTGTGGGCCGAGATGGTTGCCTATGCCGACTCCAAAGGGTGGAAGAAGGGGGACTACAAGAACCTGAACCTCCCCTTTGAGAACAAACTCCTGGCACAGCCGAAGGCGATCAGGGAACGCATGGCCAAACGGGTCGAGGAGTTCGCCTACAAGATGATGACCGAGGTGCTCAACAGTCGGGATACGGCGCCGCTGGCCCTGGAGGCGATCCTCAAGGCCGGCTCCCACGACCTCGGCCCCAAGGGGAGCCAGGTGGAGGACCCCGCCCACTGGACCAGGGAGCAGATCGTGGAGCGGGCGAAATCCATTGCCGGCGACAAGGGGCCGGAAGGCAACTTCGAGGACTGA